Within Microcebus murinus isolate Inina chromosome 8, M.murinus_Inina_mat1.0, whole genome shotgun sequence, the genomic segment tcaagcgatccttctgcctcagcctcccgagtagctgggactacaggcatgcgccaccatgcccggctaatatatatatatgtgtatatatatatatatatactttttttaaattttagttgtccagataatttcgttctatttttagtagagacgggggtctcgctcttgctcaggctggtctcgaactcctgaccttgagccatccacctgccttggcctcccagagtgctaggattacaggcgtgagccaccgcgcccagccagtttttgtactttaaatatacattgtatgtattCATTTGGATATAATTAATAGTGAAAGTGTGTTTTTAATCCCTCATTATTCAGATCTGTCAATAATGCTTAAAACATAGGCCCCTCCCCTtatcatgaaaacattttaaaatttctgcacaATTCAGTCTGGGTCAGCATCCTCCAAGAAGAGAAGACACTTGGCAGGTTATCGGAGAAAGTGTGAGAGGGTGTAAGCCAGGCCCATCACAGAGAAACCCGGCTGCTCTCAGGAGGAAGGGGGCTGGCCATCGGAGCATGGTGGACTTGGAAATAGTAGCACTAACATGGAAGGTGTCCCTTGTGCCACCATCGTGTCCCCTACGCATGGTCTCATTGAGTCCTCAGGGCAACCGAGTGTGTGTGGGCCAGTATAATCATGCCTTATCTACGCATGACTATTTACTTATAAGAAAACTGGgaatcagagaagttaaataacttatttgAGGACACACAGCTCGCAAGTGACAAAGATGGGAGGGGACACCGGTCTGTTTGCCTctgacagagtcacactctggaCTTTGGATGCCAGTTGGGATGGACTCACATGATTACCCGTCAGACGCTGGGATACAGCTGTAGGAAGAAAGAGGGACAGCAGAAGTTTGGGTTCTCTCTGTCCTCCTGCGCTcgtttcttccctctctctgatGCACTCATTTTTactctctctgccttcctttctgTTTCCCTCTTTCTCCATCAAATGAAGCtgaagaacatttttatcactcacTTGATTTATTGAAGGAAGAtttatgttctgttttcttctgtttaaaattGAGTAGGACATTTGATATTAACCTGAAGCTATTTGTAAACAACCCTCACTTGTGAAGGCCCTTAATGAACTTTTTCTATGGGTCCAGAGTCCTCAGCAGAAAAAAAGCTTCCTGTCAGCAAAACCCAGGACGCTCACAGGAGGCGGAACCTGAGGCTAATAGTTTCTGAAAAATACTGTGCCTATAATGCTTTTCTGTCACCAGGTGGCAGCAAATAGTTCCGAAGAAAGCCACCAAGCCTAAGTATAGTACCCACATTGTATCAAGTGACCAATACCAGTTGCCAGAAATTCTACATAATCTGATTAGTATTCAATGGGTTTTTAAGCTTTTGCTTGGGAAGCAAAAGGTTAGCTGTTGCTCAGGGGACATTTTATCAGAAGGAATCATCGGTCATTCAGATAAATGCATCAATTAATGAAGattatttggcaatgtctagtaTTTTTAACAATTCCATCTCCTAGttaaaaccatttattgaaattacattaaattcTAAAGGAccgctttaaaatatttttactgctcAGTCTTTGAAATGTTACATCTCCATTGAGAGGTCTTGCTAATTCTGTATTCAAGATGTGGAAGAGGTCCCTGAGTGGAGCTGATGTGcagtccaaggtcaaggccaAGTTCTGCGCCCATTCTtgaggtggggaggagctggTGAAGCTCACAGGGCTCACAGTCTGATCCTCAGATCCTTGTATTGGTAGCTGAAATCATACCCCTTGTGATTATTTACTGTTCAAAATAGGCAAAGCTTACATTATATTAGTAACACATGTGGATGCTGTTGATTGGCTGTTCCATTTTTGAATATTTGGAGGAGTGGTTCTCAATCCAATGTGATTTTGCCTCCTgggggacatttggcaaagtctggagacatttttaagtGTCACAACTGAAGAGAAACTACTTGTATCTActgagcagaggccagggatgctgttaaatATCGCACAACACAtaagacagcccccaacccccaacccccacacacacaacaaagaatCATCTGGCCCAAAATGTTGAGAAATCCTGATTTAGAGGAACATAGAAGAAATCAGGCACCCAACCCCTGAGTACCAGCACCTTAATGCTATTATTTTGAGGGTAGGGCTTTATTGGCACTAATTCACTTCATTCCCACAATAACCTCATCTTCTTGTCCCTGATTTTACATAAAAGTGAGGCATACATTGTTTAGAAAATTTGCCCAGGATTATTATGCTTGTGACTgatggagctgggattcagaccCAAGCAGCCAAGCCTTAGAATCCTAGTGCTTAAGGTTACACAAACAATGTGCCTTTCACATATAAACCAGCAAATGAGCCGACACTCACATCCCATAGCAATCAACAAATGCAAGCCTTTAAAGAAAAGTCTGCCTATGTGATGatattctttgtttctcttcagAGCTGGCCATTATGTAGCCTGTGCACACACCTGGGCTTCTCATCATTGGTCACTGATTGTGAAGATGAGGACAATGTATCACCAAACAGGTGCTGAACAAAGTCTCTTTAATGAATAAACTAGTGATCTGATGGATGGGTAGAGATTGGCTGGCCCACAGCTAAACAGCATTTGTTCCCATTCTAGCCCTTTAAATGAACCTGACTCATCCGAGCTACTCAGACACCCATGTTTGCAAATGATACAGCCAAGACTAGAGGAGTTGTTCACAGTGCTACCCTCACCAGGATGGGATTTTCCATGTTTGTTCTCTGGCCATGTAAGTGGAGACCAACCAGTCAGCCGTGCCTGCCCTAGACCTCCCCCAGGGCCCAGAAGCGAGAGGGAAAAAACAGTGAATGAAACAGGGGTATTTGGAGCTCAAGTTTTTATGTGTATGTGATAGGAGATTGGGGAAGAGGAGAATAGGGTGACCTGCAAGGGAGAAAGCTGCAGAAAAAGACAGGCAGGAATGAAGCAGTATAGTCTGCTTGGCTCTCCAAAGAACACAGAGAGCTGGGCCTTCTTTAAAAGCCAAGAACAACCTGGTCTCCGAAGACCATCAGGCCTTGAGTGGTTTATATCTCAACCCAGGTAAGCCCCAATATAGGAAACAAGGTCTGTAGGAAAAGTAATCTTGTCTGGCTTGCTTGCCATCTTTTGCAATCCCCTGCACATACCACTatactgaatgaacaaatgaatgaatggaaggagTGAGTTGAAACTAGGGTGATCAGGAAGAAGGTTTTGATTCCCACAGTGATGGAGAGAATTGGTGTCTCAGGACTGTAGTCTGGTTACACGTGGATTAAGGTGACAGAAGGCTGGTTTCAAAGTTAcaacactcagtaaatacttgacTTCTATGGTGGATCTGGTGGACTCTGGAACTTTGCATGAGCACTTTGCTTGGTGCAACGTGCTGCAGCTCGTTGGTCTGCAGCAAAAGAGCAAGGAAGGCGTTCCTGTGGGCAGGTGGCGGCGGGCCATGAAAGCCCGCAGGCCTGGGCATGAGGGTGTTTTGCTCTCCCTTGGCCTGCTACACGTCCTTCCCCCACCCtatcttccctttcctcttccctcttccggAGGTATCTGAAGCAGCCTggcgtaatcctagcactctgggaggccaaggcgggccgattgcttgaggtcaggagtctggtTTAGACCAGAGGTATCTGAAGGTAAAGGAATCAGAAGTTCACCTCTAAATAGCCACCCATATTTAAATGGTTTCTTAATGTTCATACATTTGTAAATGGCAAAAATTGAGCCGGCCTTAAAGATTATTcagaacactattttttttttaagatcggTAATATGGAGGCCCAAGCAGGGAAAGGGACCTATCTAGGGCTCCACAGTAGTTCTGTACATTTTGATGTAAaactgttattttcataaatgatgCCTGAAAATACCTCGTGCTCAACGATTGTGCCACTGGAGCATCCCACAACATTATAATTTATACactaaatatattctttctaaaaatcCCTTATATAGACAATGCCAAATCACCCTTACCTTGGTATTACCAGAATTTGCAGAAGAATCAGCCCCATAAATTTTAAAGACTTCCTCAATTGGGATACTGTTCTgttaaacaacaataacaaagtGTTATCATATCCTgacttttcttttattacataACAAAGTTATTATAGCTCCAATATGTTTACAACTGTGTTTGGCTAGTGTGGGCACTAAATACAGTAATTAACTtctgaataaatggataaatcaGTTTTCCAAATATCAATTAGTTATGTCTCTCATTCCCTTAAATTTTTTTGCCTCTTAAATAAGTGTTTTCACACTATAGTATAGAAATCaaagtctttttattatttcaaaatatgaaacatttactATTCGAAACTCCTAAACACGTAGAAACAttggtttaaaaataacataaatatgcTTAATATCAGAATacaggtcaggtgtggtggcacatgcctgcagtcttagctagtcaggaggctgaggcaggaggatcgcttgagcccgggagttcaaggctacagtgagctctgattgcaccactgcactccagcctgggtgacagagtgagaccctgtctctaaaacaaaacaaaaaaacaaaaatccccaaaatACATATAGTAGATAAGAAATATCCATATATGCAAACGGTATTCTTTTCCTTACCATTAAGATTCCAGCGTAAGACGATAAAATCATAGCTTCTCGTTCTCTGCGGTTTGGATACGTGGGTCTGCCATGGAGCGGCATTTTCCTAAGGGGAAATATGAATCACTAAGAGGGGAGGATTTATTCTTGTTCTTCTTGACACCTAAGGTTGTGGTGATAATCCATGAGTTGTGTGCCATGGCTGTATGCTATCTGCTTGCTTATAAAATTGATGTGATTGTCCCTCCATCAGCAAAACAcactttgaatttttaatcttCCAATAATGGTGATGAATTTGCCCTCATCTATCCATGTTTCACAGCTACATCAAACATTGGCAGACAGGCCACATGATGGATGTTTACGGCTTTGCCAACCACTCTTCTTTGCCCTTCTTGTGGCAATTTGCTTGGGGAGAACTGCCTAACCCCACTGTAAGCCTACGTGTTTCCCGGGAAGCCAACAACTCCTCTATATTCCAAGGATGAAAAACACACTGTGGACCAAGCTAGTCAGTGTATTCTATTCCTCCCCGTCCAACCCCAGGTGAGTCAGGACAAATAGAGCCAATGAGACAtgattctgtaattttttaaaacgtCCATTCtcgtgctcgcttcggcagcacatatactaaaattggaacgatacagagaagattagcatggcccctgcgcaaggatgacacgcaaattcgtgaagcgttccataaaaaaaaataaaaataaaaataaaaaaataaaaaaaataaaacgtcCATTCTCCCTTAGACTAAATATTATAATGAGGTGGCTGAAATGAAGATTGGGTGTCTACCCAAAGAAAATAGAGTCAAGAGGTAGATTCTgggccagtggctcacacctgtaatcctagctgaggctggaggctggaggatctcttgaggtcaggagttaaagaccaacctgaacaagagcgagaccctgtctctacaaaaacagaaaaattagttgggcgtggtggtgcgcccctgtagtcccagctactcgggaggttgaggcgggaggatcacttgagcaccaagagtttgaggttgcagtgagctctactcatggcactgcactctagctgtggcaacagagtaagacactgtcttaaaaaaaataataataaaagagagagagagagattctggtGACATTGTTTGAGTTTTGAATTAAACCATGCCTGCCTAACACAGACCTACCCACCAAGTTTTCagatatagatgcaaaaaattccttgcccccctttttttctttaggcTGTTCAAattggattttttgtttattaCAACTAAACCCTAACTGCTATATCTGTCCAGGATCTGGACTGTAATCTAAGGGccctgaacagaaaaaaataactggcCTCTGGAATAAGATATTTGAACCTGGCCTCCTCAGTTCCATGTTCTCACCAATTGAGCGAGTCTGCCTGGACACTATACATGGGAGAAAATGCCCATAATCctggaaagaaaattattctgtGACTCGAATAGCTCAGTTCTGGTATATATTTGCTTAAATGCTTAAGAAATTGTGTTTGCTAGTCCTTAGGAAAAGATTGCAGCCTTTAGCCACAGaattgactattttaaaaatca encodes:
- the C8H2orf80 gene encoding uncharacterized protein C2orf80 homolog isoform X1; its protein translation is MERRLVKKEMKKLLGDYIGIRLRENEFDPKGRRQLTFLDDMAHYDLAISVALQWLDHSEDLTWLEWEEAKMPLHGRPTYPNRREREAMILSSYAGILMNSIPIEEVFKIYGADSSANSGNTKLPIQGSEDQTVSPVSFTSSSPPQEWAQNLALTLDCTSAPLRDLFHILNTELARPLNGDVTFQRLSSKNILKRSFRI